In Niveispirillum cyanobacteriorum, the following proteins share a genomic window:
- a CDS encoding phosphoenolpyruvate carboxykinase — MPKSILEREKPNVEHTGPVISSYGLDYLGLTNLKAAHWNLSVGALYEQALRRGEAKLSKDGALVAITGQHTGRSPNDKFTVKEETTADDIWWGPNKPFTEEAFDRLHARVTAFLQDREVFVQDLYAGADAAYRLPVRIVTQHAWHNLFAQNMFIRPALKDRMAFEPAFTVLQAPDFRAVPERDGTRSDVFVVINFKRRLVLIGGTSYAGEIKKSIFSILNFLLPAQGVLPMHCSANIGAAGDTAIFFGLSGTGKTTLSADSSRTLIGDDEHGWSDRGVFNFEGGCYAKVIRLSAEAEPEIFETTRRFGTVLENVVMDPQSRELDLDDASLTENTRASYPIDFIPNASDTGLGGQPLNIIMLTADAFGVLPPISKLSSEQAMYHFLSGYTARVAGTEKGVTEPQATFSTCFGAPFMPRHPTVYAKLLGEKIKTHGANCWLVNTGWTGGAYGTGSRMKIGHTRALVNAALSGKLATVSHKPEPNFGLAVPEGCEGVPADVLLPRNAWADKSAFDATANEVARRFEANFTQFADQVDEKVVRAGIRTAA, encoded by the coding sequence ATGCCCAAGTCGATACTGGAGAGGGAGAAACCTAACGTGGAACATACCGGTCCCGTTATCAGCAGTTACGGTCTGGATTATCTGGGCCTGACCAATCTGAAGGCCGCCCACTGGAACCTGAGCGTCGGTGCGCTGTACGAACAGGCCCTGCGCCGTGGCGAGGCCAAGCTGTCCAAGGACGGCGCCCTGGTCGCCATCACGGGCCAGCACACGGGCCGGTCGCCCAACGACAAGTTCACAGTGAAGGAAGAGACCACCGCCGACGATATCTGGTGGGGTCCCAACAAGCCCTTCACCGAAGAGGCGTTCGACCGGCTGCATGCCCGCGTCACGGCCTTCCTCCAGGACCGCGAAGTCTTCGTACAGGATCTCTATGCCGGGGCCGATGCTGCCTACCGCCTGCCCGTGCGCATCGTGACCCAGCATGCCTGGCACAATCTGTTCGCCCAGAACATGTTCATCCGCCCGGCCCTGAAGGACCGTATGGCGTTTGAACCGGCCTTCACCGTCCTCCAGGCGCCCGATTTCCGGGCCGTGCCGGAACGGGACGGCACACGCTCCGACGTGTTCGTGGTGATCAATTTCAAGCGCCGGCTGGTCCTGATCGGCGGCACCTCCTATGCCGGCGAAATCAAGAAGTCGATCTTCTCCATCCTGAATTTCCTGCTGCCGGCCCAGGGCGTGCTGCCTATGCATTGCTCGGCCAATATCGGGGCTGCGGGAGATACGGCCATCTTCTTCGGCCTGTCGGGTACCGGCAAGACCACCCTGTCGGCTGACAGCTCCCGCACCCTGATCGGCGATGACGAGCATGGCTGGTCGGACCGTGGCGTCTTCAATTTCGAAGGCGGCTGCTATGCCAAGGTCATCCGCCTGTCGGCAGAGGCCGAGCCGGAGATTTTCGAGACCACCCGCCGTTTCGGCACGGTCCTGGAAAATGTTGTCATGGACCCGCAGAGCCGGGAACTGGACCTGGATGATGCCAGCCTGACGGAAAACACCCGCGCCTCCTACCCCATCGACTTCATTCCCAACGCATCGGACACCGGCCTGGGTGGTCAGCCGCTGAACATCATCATGCTGACGGCGGATGCGTTCGGCGTGCTGCCGCCCATTTCCAAACTGTCCTCCGAACAGGCCATGTACCATTTCCTGTCCGGTTACACGGCCCGCGTGGCCGGCACGGAAAAGGGCGTGACGGAGCCGCAGGCGACGTTCAGCACCTGCTTCGGCGCCCCCTTCATGCCGCGCCATCCCACCGTCTATGCCAAGCTGCTGGGCGAAAAGATCAAGACCCATGGCGCCAATTGCTGGCTGGTCAATACCGGCTGGACGGGTGGCGCCTATGGCACTGGCAGCCGCATGAAGATCGGCCACACCCGCGCCCTGGTGAATGCCGCCCTGTCGGGCAAGCTGGCCACGGTTAGCCACAAGCCGGAACCGAATTTCGGTCTGGCCGTGCCGGAAGGGTGTGAGGGCGTGCCGGCGGATGTGCTGCTGCCGCGCAACGCCTGGGCCGACAAGTCGGCGTTTGATGCCACAGCCAACGAAGTGGCCCGCCGGTTTGAGGCCAACTTCACCCAGTTCGCCGACCAGGTGGACGAAAAGGTCGTGCGCGCCGGTATCCGTACCGCCGCGTAA
- a CDS encoding winged helix DNA-binding domain-containing protein, translated as MMTAITLPQALSFRLDRQHLTNPAADALVAARTLIGAQAQVHSAAILQLRARSAAGAADGDIDRALYHDRSLVKLWAQRSTLHLMPSDDLPMILGLRREYVAGYHNWYAKEGLSLDQVDTLVAAVVQALEQGAHSRMDLSRRLVPELGEWARPMLEHSWGGIIKLACALGHVCHGPAEKADGEGAREALFVHLAQWLGRVLVVPDARTAMADLARRYLAVYGPATPADFKKFVGFYAGPAQQAFADLGGEIVPVTLGAKKAYVLERDLADLMAAEPVERQISVLGLFDPYLLAHVDTGQYLEDRFRPAVYRVAGWISPVILRQGRVVATWTHKTVAGPKGKGAWAVQVTPLERVYKKELPAITRGLKRLSGGVPVEVTGV; from the coding sequence ATGATGACCGCGATTACACTGCCGCAGGCGCTTTCCTTCCGGTTGGACCGTCAGCACCTGACCAACCCAGCGGCAGACGCTCTGGTCGCGGCGCGCACCCTGATCGGGGCACAGGCTCAGGTTCATTCCGCCGCCATCCTGCAATTGCGGGCGCGCAGCGCGGCGGGGGCGGCGGATGGCGATATCGACCGTGCGCTGTATCACGATCGCAGCCTGGTGAAGCTCTGGGCACAGCGATCGACCCTGCACCTGATGCCAAGCGACGATCTGCCCATGATCCTGGGCCTGCGCCGGGAATATGTCGCGGGTTACCATAATTGGTACGCCAAGGAAGGGTTGAGCCTGGATCAGGTCGATACACTGGTCGCGGCGGTGGTGCAGGCGCTGGAACAGGGTGCCCATAGCCGCATGGACCTGTCGCGCCGTCTAGTGCCGGAATTGGGCGAATGGGCGCGACCCATGCTGGAACATAGCTGGGGTGGGATTATCAAGCTGGCCTGTGCGCTGGGCCATGTCTGCCATGGGCCGGCGGAGAAGGCGGATGGTGAAGGCGCCCGCGAGGCCCTGTTCGTGCACCTGGCGCAATGGTTGGGCCGTGTCCTCGTGGTGCCGGACGCACGCACGGCCATGGCTGATCTGGCCCGCCGCTACCTCGCCGTCTATGGCCCCGCCACGCCGGCGGATTTCAAGAAATTCGTGGGTTTCTATGCGGGACCGGCGCAGCAGGCCTTTGCCGATCTGGGCGGCGAGATCGTGCCGGTAACGCTGGGCGCCAAGAAGGCCTATGTGCTGGAACGTGATCTGGCGGACCTGATGGCGGCGGAACCGGTGGAGCGCCAGATCAGTGTGCTGGGCCTGTTCGATCCTTACCTCCTGGCCCATGTCGATACGGGCCAGTATCTGGAGGACCGGTTCCGGCCCGCCGTCTACCGCGTTGCCGGCTGGATCAGCCCCGTGATCCTGCGCCAGGGCCGGGTGGTGGCCACCTGGACGCACAAAACCGTGGCAGGACCAAAGGGCAAGGGCGCATGGGCGGTGCAGGTCACACCGCTGGAACGGGTTTATAAGAAGGAACTTCCCGCCATCACGCGGGGGCTGAAGCGGCTATCGGGTGGGGTGCCGGTGGAAGTGACGGGGGTTTGA